The Sphingobacteriales bacterium nucleotide sequence TTCGCATTAGTTAATGTATCTACTGTTACGCCTGTTGTGTTATGAACTTTTGTTCCGATTAATACACTATCGCCAAAACAGATTGTTCTTACTATCGTTTGTGTGTCTAATGGTAATACTGTTAAGTTTAAAGTAATGATGCTATCGCAGTTGTTCGCATTAGTTAATGTATCTACTGTTACGCGTGTTGTGTTATGAACTTTTGTTCCGATTAATACACTATCGCCAAAACAGATTGTTCTTACTATCGTTTGTGTGTCTAATGGTAATACTGTTAAGTTTAAAGTAATGATGCTATCGCAGTTGTTCGCATTAGTTAATGTATCTACTGTTATGCCTGTTGTGTTATGAACTTTCGTTCCTACTACTACACTATCGCCATAGCATATTGTTCTTACTATCGTTTGTGTGTCTAATGGTAATACTGTTAAGTTTAAAGTAATGATGCTATCGCAGTTGTTCGCATTAGTTAATGTATCTACTGTTATGCCTGTTGTTTTGTATACACTTGTTCCTACTAATACACTATCGCCAAAACAGATTGTCTGTACTATCGTTTGTGTATCTAATGGTAATACTGTTAAGTTTAAGGTAATGATGCTATCGCAGTTGTTCGCATTAGTTAATGTATCTACTGTTATGCCTGTTGTTTTGTATACACTTGTTCCTACTAATACACTATCGCCATAGCATATTGTTCTTACTATCGTTTGTGTGTCTAATGGTAATACTGTTAAGTTTAAGGTAATGATGCTATCACAACCATTCGTTGCTACACACGTATCTACATAGGTACCTGTTGTATTATGTACTTTGCCACATACGGTTACACTGCCTCCAAAGCATACACTCAGTGTTTGATTACTTGTTGTGCTTGGTCTTAATGTCGTTATTGTCGTTACTATACTATCACATCCAATTGCTGCCGTTAAGGTATCTACTACGGTGCCTATATCTGATGGATTACAACTTGTAGCATTTATGGTAATTGATGAATATGGTGCTAATGTTGTAATAGTTGTTACTACACTATCGCAGCCGTTGGCTGCTGACAAGGTAGTTATTACAGTACCTACACTTAATGGATTACAACTTGTAGCATTTACAGTACTTGTAATTTGTGGTTCTACTGTTAAGTTCGTTGTAACTATGCTATCACAACCATTTGCTGCTACACACGTATCTACATAGGTGCCTGTTGCATTATGTACTTTACCACATACTGTTACACTGCCTCCAGAACATACAATTGTATCTATTGTTGTTGGTGGTATATTACACAGATTAGTATCAATATCTATTGCTATATTATTACTTAAGAATGTATCTACAGCACTTCCATCTAATGGTGCTAATACTCTTACTGAATTAACTAAGTATCCTGTATAACTTGATGGAATTGTTACTGTGACTGTATATGTTACAGTACCATTTACAGGTAATGATACACTATCGTTAATGGCTCCTATTTTTGTTCCTATAACTTTTGTTGAACTACCTGTAGATGCTACTGCTGTATAGCTCATAGATGTTATACCTGTAGGTAATGAGTCTATGACAGGTGCATTTACTACACCAAATGGTCCATTATTTTTTACAACAATTTTATATGTTGTTGTTGTTCCTGGTAAATATATGTTAGTGCTATCTGTTTTAGTAACGCTTAAATCTGTATAAAATGATATAGGAGCAAGAATACAATGAGCTCCATCATTACTAGAAGTAGCAGGTACACCTGATATTATTGTTAGTTTTCCAGTTAATTTATCAAATTGTACAAACCCAGCTCCATTATTTGCAGAACCATAAATAGCTCCATTACTACTTGCAAACATTGCACCATATACTGATGTGGCAGGAATTGTATCAGGATAAATATAAGTAACAATACCAGTTAATGTAATTGATATAACTCTATGAGAAAATACATCTACAGACCAAAGTTTATTATCAGTTGATGTATATGCGAAATCAGCAGTATTTATAAAAGCAGATAATGGTATTCTTGTTACTGCCAATGTATTTACATTTATCTTATACATTGCACTGTCTTGTCCCATTTTTATATAATAATTGCCAGATGTATCAAAGTCTCCGTTAACTATGTTTCCACTTTTTGTAACATTAGTATCTGCGATAGCTCCCAAATTATAAAAATCTCCATTAGCATCAATTTTATATAAATATTTTATGTAATTTTTTGTAGCTAACAATACACCATAGATAAAATTATCTTTTACATTGTATCCAATTGCATTAATAGAAACTGTTGTTGAGTCAATTGTATTTAAAACTAAAGGATTCGATATGCTATTTGTACTAAGTAATTTTGTTGGATCTCCATTTACAAAATACAATGCAGAACTACAAGAAAATGGCACTGCACAAGCTGTATCTTTTAATGCAGTATTAGTTGATGTTCCTGCTGATTGTCCGCCAGCAGCTATGATAGGAACACCATTGCTATCTACATTTGTTCCTAAATTTAGGTTGATTGGTTGGTTGTAGTTTCCTAACGTTGTACCAGTATTTCCGCCTGGCATAGATGAGGTGACTAAACTTGAGGTAGCAAATGCTGCACCGCCTTCCAATGCATCTGGACAACCATCATTATCACTATCTAAATCCAAAGCATCTGGAATACCATCGCCATCAGTATCTACATTACAATTACTAAATAATAAATAATAATCATCAAAATCGATGCTGGTAGCTGGACTAGTGAGTCCATAAAAATATATTCTTACATCATAAGAAGAATTTTTTATGATTGGATAATCTGTTGGCATATTAACATTCTTACGACCAACATTTGAACCTGACAAACCAATGCTATCAGGTTCAACTATCGAAGCAATATCTGTAAATGTGCTCATACTGTCATTTGACACACTATATGTTACAGAAAATCCATTTTGTTTTATTCGGTTTAAAAATCCTACATAAGAAATAAATGCGTCTCCTAAAAGATTATTCGTGTTGAATCTAAATTGGATATATTCATTAGCTGCTTTTGCTTGTGCTAATGTTGTTGAATTAATATTAGATATAATTAATGTATGTGCTGCATTCCAAGTTACTGTAAGACCACTACCGTCCACTCTTCTAGTAATACCAGCAGAATCAACTGGAGATTTTACTATTTGAGACATACGGAAATTATTATCTGCTTTTCTTCCACCATTTATTGTATCAGAAGTAGGCCCTTGAGAGAACATAAGCATTCTTAATGGTGTAACTACGTCTACAGATGAAGGATTTTGTCCATCTACTAAATAAACTGTAGGAGAACAACCTTCATTTATATCCAGTATTCCATCATTGTCATCATCTAAATCATCACTATCTGGAACACCATCCAAATCAGAATCTTTTAAAACAATTACAGTATCTGTAACTGTTTTACAATTTACTGGAGTTAATTTATCACATAGTTGATATACAACTGGATAAATTCCAGCAGTTGTACCTGCTACAACATTAACAGCTCCTGTAGATGTATTAAGTGTAATTCCTGCTGGCCAAGTGCCAACTTGAGCAATAGTTGAGTTATTTAATGTACTAGGTACACCATTCGTACTGTCATTAGAAAGTACATTTGATATTGCAATACCACCTGCTTGTGTTACTGTTCCAGATTCTGTTTTAGGATTAATGCATTTAGTAATTTCCACTGAAATAGTATCTCCTGGACTAAAACAAATTCCATTAGTATAATATACATAATAATTACCAGATTCTGTTATTGCTGTTGCTTGTGCATAGGTTAATGTATCATATAAAGAAGTTGGTGGATTATGATGACTTGCTACTAGTCTATAACCAGCAGGTGCTGTATTAAAATAATTAAGTGTTAAAATATTTACAGTTGTATCTGGACACGTATTTTTTGCTGGATTATTTGTAAATATTGGTGAAGTTTCAGAACAGCAAGCCGCATCTTGTGCAATGGCACTTTGGCTAGTACCAACTGACTGTCCTGTACCTGCAATTTTAGGTACTCCCATAGTTGTAGGCATATTTCCAACTAAATCACCTAAGTTTTGTATAACTCCATAATTAACACCTATATATCCTGTGCCAGTATTACCGCCATTCATTAAACTATTTACTAAGTTAGCCGAAGTAAACGCGGCACCTCCTTCTATTGCATCTGAACAACCGTCTCCATCACTATCTAAATCTAAATAATTTGGAATACCATCACCATCTGTATCGCAATAACTGCTTAATTCTAAATTAGCTAGTGTTAATAGATTCGAACTAGTATTGTTTCTAAGCAATTGGAAAGAAATTGAAACAATACCATTATTTAATGTATTGGGTAATCCAATAAAATGAATATCTGCTCCTGCTTGTTTGCTTCCGCCTAAGATTCTACCTTGAATAGCATGATATAGATTCCCTCCATAATTATATTGGAATTTTACTGGTCCATTTATTGGATTGGATAAATAAAAATCTACATTATTTAGAGTAGTACCATTCGCAAATTTTATTACAAAATTCCCAATTACAGTCTTACTCGTATCATTTATAAAGTTGATACTTTGTAAGGATAGGTTTGCTGATGTTACTGGATTGCTAAAGCTAAACTTATAAGTTGCTGGCAATGTAGTGTTATTATAACTTTCAGCAAAGACAAAATTGTTTCCTTGTGGATTATGTATTACACCATTTGTTGTAGAGAATATAGTTGTAACATTTGTTCCATTAAGATTTGCTGTTCCTATAGTATCTCGAGAAGGAACTACTATCTTGTTTTTTGCATAACATTCTGTACTATCTAATATTCCATCATTATCATTATCTAAATCACAATAATCACCAACACCATCATTATCTATATCTGAAAATAATGTACTTGTACTATTACATAAATCACATTCTGCACTTATATTTAATGAATCTTGAGAGGTACCTACTCCTTGTGGTGTACCATTTAATAGTAGTGGCAAACCTATTGAATCTACATCTCCCGATAAACTAAAGTTTTCAGCAATATCACCCAAAACAAATGGCCCTGTACCTTCAATTGCATCTAAACAGCCATCATTATCACTATCTAAGTCTAAATGATTACTTTTTCCATCAGCATCATAATCTGAAATAGAATTTAAACAATTTACTAAAATTCTATTAGTAGGCAAAGCTGATACGCCATCCCATCTTACTCCAACATATCCACTTGCAACTACTGAAGTATCTGTTCCAAAATCAAATTTAAGTAGTATATTTCCAAAAATATCTTTTACTACCACTGAATTTACAGAAACATCTGTTCCTTTATAAAATATAGAATAGCTTGAATTTACTGTTGGTGTATCTACTACAGTTTGAAATACACCTGCTGCTGTAGATACATTATGTATTGTTCCGCCATTCACAGATATGGTACCTGATCTTGCGCTAATATTATCTCCAACTGTGGTTTCAATAATAACATTAACTAATGCTGGAATTGTATTTATTAAATCAAAATCTAATTTAAATATATAATTATCTCCATAAATAAAATCTCTTCTTATACTATCTGGTGCATTGCGATCTCTTGAGCCATCTACTTTGCCTAATAATGAGTATGTTACACCTGTTGCATCACAAATACTGTATGATTCAACTGAATCTAAAATACCATCATTATCATCATCAACATCACAATAATTATTTAAACCGTCTCCATCAAAATCTAAAACAGTAGGTAATCCATTTGTACTTGCACCTAAAGTACAAGTATAATCACATTTTGATAGAGATGTATTTAATGCATAAGTAGTATATGTACTTGTATAAACTGTAGTAGTATATGGTAAATCAAAGTATTCTAGACTATTAGCCAATCCGTTTGTTCCATATGGTCCGTTTACAATACTATCATAAGGAAATAAAGAAGGAACTCCAGCTTCGAAAGCATCTGAACAACCATCATTATCACTATCTAAATCTAAATAGTTTGGAATACCATCTCCATCAAAGTCTGAAGAACAAGTTAATTTTGGATTAGCAGATGGAGCATAATTATTAAATGTAGAAAAATAGACTTCATTCGAGGCTCCGTTTATATTTATTCCGCCACCGCTTACCCAGTAAATTCTATAATATTTATATTTTGCACCATTCTTTGTAACAGGAAAAATATTAGCATTATTAGTTCCTGAAACACCTGGAACTGTTGTTACACCATTTGTAGCAGTTGTAGTTGTATAGGTTAATGTATCATTTAAATTAATCCAATTTAAAGTATCATTTGTTCCCTGTAATAATAATCTTGTATTTGCATTAAAATGCGTAAAAGTATTTACATATCCTAAGAAAATGGTATCTAACTGTACTGGCATTGGCATTTCAAAACGATATACAGCTACTGGTGCTGCAGTTGTTGTTGCACTAAATACTACTGCACGGTTTCCGACTGCTACTCCATTGTCGCCATCTACTAGTTCATTTGGAGCATTATACGTGGCATCCATAGCTAATTTTGTAATTACATTTATATCTGTTCTTCCACCTTGTAGCCATTCATTTGATGTATAAAAGCAAGTTGGACTTTCTACTGCATCTAATACTCCATCATTATCATCATCAATATCTATTATATCTGGAATACCATCACCATCACTGTCTTTACAGGTATTAATTACCGATGATAAGGCATAACTATATGTATAAATACCTTTATAGGTATTGGTATCAGCTATTGCTTGTAATGTATCTGAAAAACCATTTCCATTGTATGGACTTGGTGCTACTGAGTTAGCTAAACCAACTGTTGCTCCAAAACCAGCAGGTGCAATAGTTGTTATTGAAATTGCTGAAACGCCAGCTTCTGTAGCATCACTACAACCATCGCCATCACTATCTAAATCTAAAGTATTAACAATACTATCACCATCTGTATCTACACTACAAGTTAATTTTTGATGCGCAGATGGAACATACGGTTTAGTAAATGTAGGATAAAATCCTCTTGTAGAGCCACCTGCTGTATTACCAGACACACCATATATTCTATATGATATATATCCTTTTGTAGCATTACTTGTGAAATTGATTGAATTATTAGTTACCGTAGCAGATTGTAATGTTGATAATGTATCCCATTTAACACCATCATTAGAAGCTTGTACATAATATGTTGCACCTGCTGCAAAAATTGAAGTTGCATTTATTAAGCTATCTTTTATATTACTTAGCTGTATTGCTGTAGTATAGTTTATTTGGAAAACTGTTTTACCGGCAATAGCTTGTCCAGTTGTCATTGCAGCTGAGTTACTTTGGTCTGCATCGTAAGTATTCGCAATATTTGTTACGGTTAAATCACTTGTTACACTTGTTATAGTAGTAGCTTCTGCTTGTGTATAATAACAACTTGGTGCTTCAATAGCATCTAAAATACGATCATTATCCTCATCTATACCTATCAGTTCTGGAATACCATCATCCACTACAACCATCGCCATCACTATCTAAATCTAATTGATTAGGAATACTATCACCATCTGTATCTAAAGTACAATTAGGTTTTGGATTTGCAGATGGAACATAAGGTTTTGTAAATGTTGGAATAAAACCTCTCGTTGAACCACCAGCTGAATTTCCAGATACGCCATATATTCTATAATATAAATATCCTCTTGCGGCATTGCTTGGAAAATTTATTGCATTACCTACAACGGCTGCGGCTGTTTGTACTGCTGATACATCTGCCCAATTGATACCATCATTTGATGCTTGTACTTTGTATGTTGCACCTGCTGTAAATATTGAAGTTGCATTTAACAATGTATCTTTTAAATTACTTAATCCTACTTGTGTAGTATATTGTATTTGGAATACTGTTTTACCTGCTATAGCTTGTGATGCAGGAGAAAATGCTGATACGGAATTGAGATCAGTATCATAAGTATTAGCGATATTTGTTACAGTTAAATCACTTGTAACATTTACAATTGTAGTAGCTTCTGCTTGTGTATAATAACAGCTTGGACTTTCAATTGCATCTAATATTCCATCATTATCGTCATCAATATCTACTATGTCAGGAATACCATCATTATCTGAATCTAAACATAAATTAGATGTTTTAGTAATTGCATTAGCATAAGTATAGAATCCAATATAAGCATTGGTATCAGCTACAGTTTGCAAGGCATCTGAGAAACCATTACCACTATATGGACTTGGAGCTACGGCATTGGACAAACCAGTTGTAGCGCCAAATCCTGCAGGCGCTGGAGTTGTTGTTATTCCTGGCAAATCTGACACACCTGCTTCGTTTGCATCGCTACAACCATCGCCATCACTATCTAAATCTAATTGATTTATTATTCCATCGCCATCGGTATCTGTTGTACAAGTTGATTTTGGATGAGCAGATGGTACAAAAGGTAAAGTAAAGGTTGGAATTAATTCTCTTGAGATTCCAGCTGCCGTTACTCCTGAATCTCCATAAATTCTATAAGATAAATAACCTTGTGTTGCATTACTTGGAAAATTTAATACATTACCTGTTGTTGGATTGGCAGCAGTTTGACGTGTTGATACATTAACCCAATGTATTCCATCGTTTGAAGCTTGTACATAATATTTTGCATTATTTGCAAAAATTGAAACATTACTTGATAATGTATCTTTTATATTACTTAACTGAACAGGAGTTGGAAAATTAATTTGGAATATTGTTTTATTTACAACTGACTGAGATGCAGTCAAAGTTGAAGTATTATTTAGATTTTTATCATAAGTATTTGCAATAGTACCTATCGTTAAATCACTTGTAACGCTTGATATAGTTGATGCTTCTGTTTGTGTGTAATAGCAAGTTGGTGCTTCTATTGCGTCTAAAATACCATCATTATCATCATCTATATCTATTAAATCAGGAATACTATCATTATCAAAGTCATTACAAGCATTTAAAAACTTACTTAAAGCATAAATATTATATGTACTCATATAAGTAACATTAGCAGTCATGCTATCGTTTGTTTCTATGCCATTAGCCAAACCATTATTTCCATAAGAACCTGCAGCAATGGCATTACTTGTATTAATAACCGTATAAGAACCATTTGTTTGGTTAACAACATAACCAGAAAGTAAAGTACCACTTACACCTGCTTCTTTTGCATCAGGACAACCATCGCCATCGGAATCTAAGTCTAAATGATTTGGAATTCCATCGCCATCTATATCTTCTAAACAAGTAGTTGCTCTTGGATAATATTCAGGAACAAATGGATCGCATAATTTTGTTTCTAATTCATTGGTATAACCATTTGAACTAGTTGAACCTGTGATTCCATACAATCTATATTGCTGATAATAATTTGCATTTTTAGTTACAGTAAATACTTCTTGGTTACCTGTTGCTGTAGCATCAAGTAAGATTGTATCTGATAAATTATACCAAGTACTACCATCAAAAGCTTGTAAAATTACTTTGGAGTTATTACCTACAAAGCTAAATGCATCATTTGTTTTGAATGTGAACTGACATGCTTTTAATGGCATTAAATAAGAACACTTAAATACTTCATGATTTGCAATTAAAGTGGCATTGGCGAATCTAAAGTTGCTTGATGGGTCATTATCAATAATACTACTAACAAAATTAGAAGCATTTATTGGTGCTAATTCTGTACTAATACTTGTTTCTTGAGTTACTTCTGCCTCATTACTATAAAAACAGCTTGGAGATTCTGTAGCATCTTTAATTCCATCATTATCATCATCTAAGTCTGCAATAAAGTCTTTTATACCATCACCATCTGCATCTGCACAAGTATTAATATATTTTGAAGCTGCATAGTAATAAGTTATAAATGGAAATATTGTTGCTGTATTAAATGAATCTGTCTTTTCGATAGCATTAGCATAACCATTATTTCCATATGGTCCTTTTGCTATTGCACCTGCAATAATAGTTGTAGTATTAGGATTTCCATTAATAACATTACCAACTAATAAAGTATCAATTACAGAAGCTTCAGTAGCATCTGGACAACCATCACCATCTGAATCTAAATCTAATTGATTTGGAATACCATCGCCATCTAAATCTAAAGAACAGTTTAGTTTTTGATAAGTACTTGAGCCAAAAGATGAAGGAAGATTAAATTCAGCTTCAAAAAATCCAGCTGAAGTTGCTACACCAGAATCACCTACTAAACGATAGTATGAATATTTTCCTACATTTTTAGTTACATTAAATGTATGAGATAGCGATGCTGGATTTGCTGTATATGTTACAGAATTACTTAAATCTCTCCAATCATAAAAATTACTACTTCCTTGTAGTCTTAGTTTTGATGTTGAAAGTACACTATTTATTGAAGAATATTTAAACGTGATACCACTTAATTCTACAGGAACTGGGAATTGAACTTGATAGATTGTTTTATTCTCTATATTTTGAGCATTGACATCGAATCTTGTATTACTTGCTGTTGTATATATTCCATCTATACTTTTATCAATTGTATATGGACTAGCAGTTGAAAAATCAGAATATACATTAAGTACTGATGTTCTATTTCCAATACTTAATTCGTGTATTGTATAGTAACAATTTGGGCTTTCTACAGCATCAAATATACCATCATTATCGTCATCTATATCTATAATGTCTGGAATATTATCACCATCGCTATCTAAACAATAATTAAATGTGCTATCAATTGCATAGTAATAAGTTACATTATAATTGCTTTTTGCATTAAGAGAATCATTGGTTTCTACAGCAGCACCATAACCATTATTATTGTAAGGTGTTGCAACAATGCTATCATTAGCATTTTTAACCGAACCAGATTCATAACTATCAAAGCAACCGTCGTTATCACTATCTAAATCTAATCTATTAGGAATACCATCACCATCTGTATCAATATCTACGTAGGTACAAGGTGGTGTTGAATTATAAAATGTAGGTTGTATAGGATTCCAATTTGCGCCGCCATCAATTGAGTATTCCATGGAATGAGCCGGCCAACTATTAACAGGATCTACTTCCCAATTAGAAAAGTAATGACCATTTGCATTAACTTTTATTTTTGCTTGGAAAGCAGATGGTTGATCTCTTCGGTCTGGAATATTAATTGAACTTAAACCTGGACCTGCTGGAGATTGTGCTGTAGAAGTTGGTTCGTAAAATGGATAATCTGTATAACCAAAAGGTGGTTGGTTCCATCCTTGATAAGGATTATAAAACCCAGTTGTATTATTCATATCTAATAATGGCGTATTAGTAGCTGGTGCTACTGGATCTATCCAATTTTCAGGATGTTCATCTGATGAAATAACCCAAGCACCTGCACCAACTAATTGTATACCTACACCATTAGTTCTAATAATAATAGAATCTCCTATTAAATCAGAAGGGAAATGTATCCAACCTTGCCATCTTACTAAATCTATTCTTTGTGTATAATCTGTTCCTGCTGGTTGATTTAAACTAGTAACTGTCCCCGATAATGTTGGAGGTAAATTATTGGTTGGCATACCATATTGGTCTACATTTGGTAAAACATTTAAAGTATATGGACCACCAACACCACTTATAGGTACCATATCATGCCATCCAGTAGTTTGCCAATAGCTCCAAAATTCATAATTTGTTTTTCCATCTGTAGTAGAATTAGTATTACATATTGTTTGTTCATCAATATCTAATACACCATCATTATCGTCATCTATATCAAAAATATCTATGATGCCATCGCCATCTGTATCTGTACAGTAATTAATAGTTGAATTTATTGCAGCTACATTATATTGACTAGAATAATTAATACTAGTTGTTGCAGTATCTTTGATTTCTATACTATTAGCTAAACCATTTACTCCATAAGGACCTGCAATTGTATCTATATTATATGTACTACCAGGTACTTGTGCCTCATAAACATCTGGACAACCGTCGCCATCACTATCTAAATCAAAATGATTAGGGAAACCATCATTATCTGCAGCTACAGTACAAGTACTTTTAGGATAATATTCTGGTATAAAGTCGCAAATATTGGTTGTAATTGATTCGATATCGCCTAAACTATATACCACACCATTATTACCAAACAATCTATATTGTTTATAAAAACCTTGGTTTTTAGTAACTCCGAAGACTTCTAAACTACCAACTGCAGTATTATCATATAATATAGAATCTGATAAATTAACCCATGAAGTACCATTAAATCCTTGTAGTGTAACATATGTATTATATAAGAAACTATAAGTATTTCTCATATTAAAAATAAAGCTGCAAACATTGATAGGATACGAATATGACCAATTAAAAATTTCTTTCCCTGCAACATTTTGACCATTAGTTGTAAAATTGAAATAAGTATTGTTAATTGTATCATATAGATTTGCAAGATTTGCTGTACTAATTAATTGAGTTGTAACGTTTGTAATTTTTGTTACTTCTTTTTCTGTATAAAAACAACTTGGTGATTCTTTCGCATCTAATGTACCGTCATTATCATCATCTAAATCTAAGCTATTTATTATACCATCGCCATCAAAATCGCAAGTTCTGCATGTATCTGCTAATGTCCATGCTAAGTTATATTGGTAGTTTGAAAATTGAGCTGTAAAATCAATTGAACTATTATTAGATGTTTCTAAAATCCAATCGCCATCTTTACCTGTGATGTTTGTTGATGCAGCAACGCTGATATTTAATTTATCTTCAATATAATTTATAGCTTCTCTACCGTTTTTTCCTAGGGCAAACTCACAACCAAAAATATTTAGTTGTGTGATATTATTACTTATCTTAGGTTTTATAAACTCAACTATTTCTTTTGCATCTAACCATTGATTGTTTATTAATAAATATCCAGGTTTGCCATGAGCAAAAAGATTGTATGATTTATTATCTCTGTTTTTTACAATCTTTTCAAATATTGTTTTCTCCTGTACATTAATGTCTATAAAATTATTTTGGACGGTTGAGTTTTCTATTGTGTTAAAAGCTCCTACCATGTCTAGATAAGTTGCAGTTGAAGAACTTGGGGTAAATATGTTGGTAAATTGCATCATATTACTGGCATAGTCACTAGGATTGACTGATTTTAAACCTTTTTGTAATACTAGCAAAGTACCATCAGACTGTTTGTTACCTAGACGTAGATGTATTTTTATTTTTTCTGTTAATTTTTGTATATGATTGTTTATTGATATTTAAGTCAAGATTAACATAACCATTATCACAAATACTATTATATATTTTGTTACTATTCTTATCGTTTAAAGAAAAACC carries:
- a CDS encoding DUF4347 domain-containing protein is translated as MMQFTNIFTPSSSTATYLDMVGAFNTIENSTVQNNFIDINVQEKTIFEKIVKNRDNKSYNLFAHGKPGYLLINNQWLDAKEIVEFIKPKISNNITQLNIFGCEFALGKNGREAINYIEDKLNISVAASTNITGKDGDWILETSNNSSIDFTAQFSNYQYNLAWTLADTCRTCDFDGDGIINSLDLDDDNDGTLDAKESPSCFYTEKEVTKITNVTTQLISTANLANLYDTINNTYFNFTTNGQNVAGKEIFNWSYSYPINVCSFIFNMRNTYSFLYNTYVTLQGFNGTSWVNLSDSILYDNTAVGSLEVFGVTKNQGFYKQYRLFGNNGVVYSLGDIESITTNICDFIPEYYPKSTCTVAADNDGFPNHFDLDSDGDGCPDVYEAQVPGSTYNIDTIAGPYGVNGLANSIEIKDTATTSINYSSQYNVAAINSTINYCTDTDGDGIIDIFDIDDDNDGVLDIDEQTICNTNSTTDGKTNYEFWSYWQTTGWHDMVPISGVGGPYTLNVLPNVDQYGMPTNNLPPTLSGTVTSLNQPAGTDYTQRIDLVRWQGWIHFPSDLIGDSIIIRTNGVGIQLVGAGAWVISSDEHPENWIDPVAPATNTPLLDMNNTTGFYNPYQGWNQPPFGYTDYPFYEPTSTAQSPAGPGLSSINIPDRRDQPSAFQAKIKVNANGHYFSNWEVDPVNSWPAHSMEYSIDGGANWNPIQPTFYNSTPPCTYVDIDTDGDGIPNRLDLDSDNDGCFDSYESGSVKNANDSIVATPYNNNGYGAAVETNDSLNAKSNYNVTYYYAIDSTFNYCLDSDGDNIPDIIDIDDDNDGIFDAVESPNCYYTIHELSIGNRTSVLNVYSDFSTASPYTIDKSIDGIYTTASNTRFDVNAQNIENKTIYQVQFPVPVELSGITFKYSSINSVLSTSKLRLQGSSNFYDWRDLSNSVTYTANPASLSHTFNVTKNVGKYSYYRLVGDSGVATSAGFFEAEFNLPSSFGSSTYQKLNCSLDLDGDGIPNQLDLDSDGDGCPDATEASVIDTLLVGNVINGNPNTTTIIAGAIAKGPYGNNGYANAIEKTDSFNTATIFPFITYYYAASKYINTCADADGDGIKDFIADLDDDNDGIKDATESPSCFYSNEAEVTQETSISTELAPINASNFVSSIIDNDPSSNFRFANATLIANHEVFKCSYLMPLKACQFTFKTNDAFSFVGNNSKVILQAFDGSTWYNLSDTILLDATATGNQEVFTVTKNANYYQQYRLYGITGSTSSNGYTNELETKLCDPFVPEYYPRATTCLEDIDGDGIPNHLDLDSDGDGCPDAKEAGVSGTLLSGYVVNQTNGSYTVINTSNAIAAGSYGNNGLANGIETNDSMTANVTYMSTYNIYALSKFLNACNDFDNDSIPDLIDIDDDNDGILDAIEAPTCYYTQTEASTISSVTSDLTIGTIANTYDKNLNNTSTLTASQSVVNKTIFQINFPTPVQLSNIKDTLSSNVSIFANNAKYYVQASNDGIHWVNVSTRQTAANPTTGNVLNFPSNATQGYLSYRIYGDSGVTAAGISRELIPTFTLPFVPSAHPKSTCTTDTDGDGIINQLDLDSDGDGCSDANEAGVSDLPGITTTPAPAGFGATTGLSNAVAPSPYSGNGFSDALQTVADTNAYIGFYTYANAITKTSNLCLDSDNDGIPDIVDIDDDNDGILDAIESPSCYYTQAEATTIVNVTSDLTVTNIANTYDTDLNSVSAFSPASQAIAGKTVFQIQYTTQVGLSNLKDTLLNATSIFTAGATYKVQASNDGINWADVSAVQTAAAVVGNAINFPSNAARGYLYYRIYGVSGNSAGGSTRGFIPTFTKPYVPSANPKPNCTLDTDGDSIPNQLDLDSDGDGCSG